In Bifidobacterium sp. ESL0745, one DNA window encodes the following:
- the pgmB gene encoding beta-phosphoglucomutase, with protein sequence MKGALFDLDGVIADTAVYHFQAWRKLVKDHFDRELPDELEEKTKGVSRADSLKVILNYLGIMVTQAQFDALAAEKNEAYRGLLSGLTSSDILPGIPELIEQMKRHGVKLSLASASMNGPFILEKLGLSDTFDAIADPSKVAAGKPAPDIFLEAASEIGEKPEDCVGLEDSVAGITAINAAGSFSVGVGSPNELGHAKLLVPDTAALSYDDIEKAWEHR encoded by the coding sequence CACTTCCAGGCGTGGCGTAAACTGGTCAAGGACCATTTCGACCGCGAACTGCCTGATGAGCTGGAAGAGAAAACCAAAGGCGTCAGCCGTGCTGACTCGCTTAAGGTGATCTTGAATTATCTCGGAATCATGGTGACGCAGGCGCAGTTCGACGCGTTGGCCGCCGAAAAGAACGAGGCCTATCGCGGACTGCTGTCCGGTTTGACGTCGTCCGATATCCTTCCGGGCATCCCCGAACTGATCGAGCAGATGAAACGGCATGGTGTAAAGCTTTCGTTGGCTTCCGCGAGCATGAACGGGCCATTCATCCTTGAGAAGCTGGGGCTTTCCGATACCTTCGACGCCATAGCCGATCCGAGCAAGGTGGCCGCAGGCAAGCCTGCTCCGGACATCTTCCTGGAGGCGGCTTCCGAGATTGGTGAAAAACCCGAAGATTGCGTCGGACTTGAGGATTCGGTCGCCGGAATCACCGCCATCAACGCCGCAGGTTCGTTTTCGGTGGGTGTGGGTAGCCCAAATGAACTTGGGCATGCCAAGTTGCTGGTGCCCGATACCGCCGCGCTTAGCTATGACGATATCGAGAAGGCGTGGGAACACCGATAA
- a CDS encoding glutamine synthetase family protein produces the protein MDKQQEFALRTVEERDVRFIRLWFTDVLGTLKSVAIAPAELEDAFEEGLGFDGSAIEGMTRVSEDDMIVKPDPSTFQLLPWRDGPQGTARMFCNILTPDGEPSLGDPRHVLEQELQKAKEKGFTFYVHPEIEFYLFEQQDDWGKPPTPVDYGTYFDHVPRSPGMDFRRAAVNMLEQMGISVEYSHHEVGPGQNEIDLRYADAMATSDNIMTFRTVVKEISLERGIHASFMPKPLTDQPGSGMHTHLSLFEGDSNAFYEAGQEFNMSLIARQFAAGILYHAREISAITNQYVNSYKRLWGGNEAPSYVCWGHNNRSALLRIPQYKPGKGNSARMEYRALDPVANPYLAFSVLLASGLDGIEQKMTLCEPTSDAVWDLTDAERKAMGIEPLPESLDEALKVMEKSDFVAGVLGEHVFEYFLRNKRQEWEDYRRQVTRYELEEFLPKL, from the coding sequence ATGGATAAACAGCAGGAATTCGCCTTGCGCACCGTCGAGGAACGCGATGTGCGATTTATTCGTTTGTGGTTCACCGACGTGCTGGGGACGCTGAAGTCCGTGGCCATTGCACCGGCCGAACTCGAGGACGCCTTCGAGGAAGGCCTCGGCTTCGACGGCTCGGCGATTGAGGGCATGACCCGTGTTTCCGAAGACGATATGATCGTCAAGCCGGATCCGTCCACCTTCCAATTGTTGCCGTGGCGTGACGGCCCGCAAGGCACCGCCCGCATGTTCTGCAACATCCTCACCCCCGACGGCGAGCCCTCGCTCGGCGACCCGCGCCACGTACTGGAGCAGGAGCTTCAAAAGGCCAAGGAGAAGGGCTTCACCTTCTACGTCCATCCAGAAATCGAATTCTATCTCTTCGAGCAGCAGGACGATTGGGGCAAGCCGCCCACGCCCGTCGACTACGGCACCTACTTCGATCACGTGCCGCGCAGCCCGGGGATGGACTTCCGCCGTGCCGCCGTCAATATGTTGGAGCAGATGGGCATCTCCGTCGAATACTCGCACCACGAGGTCGGCCCGGGCCAGAACGAGATCGATCTGCGTTACGCCGACGCGATGGCGACCAGCGACAACATCATGACCTTCCGTACCGTGGTCAAGGAGATTTCGCTGGAACGCGGCATCCATGCCAGCTTCATGCCCAAGCCTCTGACCGACCAGCCCGGCAGCGGTATGCACACCCATCTGAGTCTTTTCGAGGGTGATTCCAACGCCTTCTACGAGGCCGGCCAGGAATTCAATATGTCGCTGATCGCCCGCCAGTTCGCCGCCGGCATCCTTTACCATGCGCGCGAAATCAGCGCAATCACCAACCAGTACGTCAATTCCTACAAGCGTCTGTGGGGCGGCAATGAGGCCCCGAGCTACGTGTGCTGGGGCCACAACAACCGCTCCGCGCTGCTGCGCATCCCGCAGTACAAGCCTGGCAAGGGCAATTCGGCGCGCATGGAATATCGTGCGCTCGACCCGGTGGCCAATCCGTATCTCGCGTTCTCGGTGCTCTTGGCCAGCGGTCTCGACGGCATCGAGCAGAAGATGACGCTTTGCGAACCCACCAGCGACGCGGTTTGGGACCTGACCGACGCCGAACGCAAGGCCATGGGCATCGAGCCGTTGCCGGAAAGCCTTGACGAGGCGCTCAAGGTGATGGAGAAATCCGATTTCGTCGCCGGCGTCCTGGGTGAGCACGTTTTCGAGTACTTCCTGCGCAACAAGCGCCAGGAGTGGGAGGATTACCGCCGCCAGGTCACGCGCTACGAGCTCGAGGAGTTTTTGCCCAAGCTCTAA
- a CDS encoding hemagglutinin, giving the protein MALIMGLIRMVQWHIEVTNAQKRQEEMVQKYDFDPGNIISDAQFFNADAMSQAEVQAFIIKHGPNCTSANCLPLKTFDTQDVSANAQCKAYKGAKAESASAIIYKSSQACGISEKVLLTVMQKEQHLIGSANPTDFQYKAAMGLSCPDDADCDPQYAGFFNQVYGSAKRFKYYQTHEDKYGYHVNTLNYVQYHPNKSCGGTQVYIRNQATALLYVYTPYQPNTASLKAGFNEGDSCSSYGNRNFALIYNNWFGDPRK; this is encoded by the coding sequence ATGGCCCTGATAATGGGGCTGATTCGCATGGTCCAGTGGCATATTGAGGTCACCAACGCACAAAAACGGCAGGAAGAGATGGTGCAGAAATACGATTTCGACCCCGGCAACATCATCTCCGACGCGCAATTCTTCAACGCCGATGCCATGAGTCAGGCGGAGGTGCAGGCCTTCATCATCAAGCACGGCCCGAACTGCACCTCGGCCAATTGCCTGCCTCTCAAAACCTTCGACACCCAAGACGTGTCCGCCAACGCACAGTGCAAAGCCTACAAAGGCGCCAAAGCCGAGTCTGCAAGCGCCATCATCTACAAGTCCTCGCAAGCCTGCGGCATCAGCGAAAAAGTCCTGCTCACCGTAATGCAAAAGGAACAACACCTCATCGGCTCGGCCAACCCCACTGATTTTCAGTACAAAGCGGCCATGGGCCTGAGCTGCCCGGATGATGCCGACTGCGACCCGCAATACGCCGGGTTCTTCAACCAGGTCTACGGATCGGCAAAACGGTTCAAGTACTATCAGACCCACGAAGACAAATACGGCTACCACGTCAACACGCTCAATTACGTGCAATATCATCCGAACAAAAGCTGCGGCGGCACCCAAGTCTATATCCGCAACCAGGCCACGGCCTTGCTCTACGTCTACACGCCTTACCAGCCCAACACCGCCTCGCTCAAGGCCGGGTTCAACGAAGGCGATTCGTGTTCCAGTTATGGCAACCGCAACTTCGCCCTGATCTACAACAACTGGTTCGGCGACCCGCGCAAATAG
- a CDS encoding DUF3418 domain-containing protein, whose translation MDKFRFQRREAFGKQVEQDRSKLEEFYVSLWAQELGTKPPASLKRIRKILS comes from the coding sequence TTGGATAAGTTTCGTTTTCAGCGCCGCGAGGCATTCGGCAAGCAGGTGGAACAAGACCGTTCGAAGCTCGAGGAATTCTACGTTTCCCTGTGGGCGCAGGAACTGGGCACGAAACCCCCCGCCAGCCTCAAGCGCATAAGAAAAATACTGTCTTAA
- a CDS encoding ATP-binding protein, translating into MRLLHVALTGVKPFKNKTLDLDFFAEKPVKPYGPKSGVIRLGPKNSAVYSQNVVCFTGVNATGKTTALQALFFVLDALTGTTSLGVLSSCDDSLMLRAIFEAQDKFYLLESELQRSVNAGENADGSDDGAFEFVRESLYQFHGQRFPTKAQLKDFLLFKGKAILVKQRETGGQNGGKQSDRHTYLTAEAMSYLSPFSSIALPFATQRNGAQMGAAQRGERQLNAYMSYSPNPFMRISSIAGPILHVFDDSVEYFQVDEERKTHIRFVNEESEHVLGQNAVQGLLSSGTQRGSRMISMAIRVLKTGGYFLIDEIENSMNKELVRVIINLFVARKTNPYGATLVFTTHYPELLDLVNRTDNIYIFRRSQDRDDQVETVKYSSKVKRGELKRSEVFISNYIGGTAPKAANLKAVRDYVAQQVRGDSNAEQDK; encoded by the coding sequence ATGCGACTGCTTCATGTTGCTCTGACAGGTGTTAAGCCTTTTAAAAATAAAACTTTGGATTTGGATTTTTTTGCCGAAAAACCCGTTAAACCTTATGGTCCTAAGTCTGGTGTTATCCGTCTCGGACCTAAAAATAGCGCTGTCTATTCCCAGAATGTTGTATGTTTCACGGGGGTCAATGCCACAGGAAAGACGACTGCGTTGCAGGCGCTGTTTTTTGTGCTTGATGCTCTGACGGGCACCACTAGTTTGGGTGTGTTGTCTTCGTGCGATGATTCGTTGATGCTACGGGCCATTTTTGAAGCTCAGGATAAGTTTTATCTTCTTGAGTCCGAATTGCAGCGTTCCGTTAATGCCGGGGAAAATGCTGATGGGTCAGACGACGGTGCTTTCGAATTTGTCAGGGAGTCCTTATATCAGTTCCATGGACAGCGTTTCCCGACCAAAGCCCAGCTTAAGGATTTTTTGCTTTTCAAAGGCAAGGCGATTCTTGTTAAACAGCGTGAAACGGGTGGACAGAACGGGGGCAAGCAATCGGATCGGCACACGTACCTGACTGCGGAAGCGATGAGCTATCTTTCGCCTTTTTCGAGCATTGCATTACCTTTTGCGACCCAGAGAAACGGCGCGCAAATGGGGGCAGCTCAAAGAGGGGAAAGACAACTTAATGCTTATATGTCTTATTCTCCAAATCCATTTATGAGAATCAGTTCGATAGCGGGACCGATTTTGCATGTCTTCGACGACAGTGTGGAATATTTTCAAGTCGACGAGGAAAGAAAGACGCATATTCGGTTCGTCAATGAAGAGAGTGAACATGTCTTGGGACAAAACGCTGTTCAAGGCTTGCTTTCGTCGGGTACGCAACGTGGCTCCAGAATGATTTCGATGGCTATACGTGTGCTGAAAACGGGTGGTTATTTTCTCATCGATGAGATTGAAAACAGCATGAACAAGGAACTCGTGCGGGTCATCATCAATCTTTTCGTAGCTCGGAAAACAAACCCGTACGGAGCCACACTGGTATTTACGACGCATTATCCAGAATTGCTCGATTTGGTTAATCGGACTGATAACATCTACATCTTCCGTCGGTCTCAGGACCGCGATGATCAGGTGGAAACCGTCAAATATTCTTCGAAGGTCAAGCGCGGTGAGCTGAAACGCAGCGAGGTCTTCATTTCGAACTATATCGGTGGTACGGCACCTAAGGCAGCTAATCTCAAGGCGGTGCGAGATTATGTTGCTCAACAAGTGAGGGGTGACAGCAATGCCGAACAAGATAAATAA
- a CDS encoding DUF3418 domain-containing protein codes for MKYHYPSDLPVSAAHDEIQRAVRDSQVVIVSGQTGSGKTTQIPKMLLEMGRGTHGHQIVHTQPRRLAARTVAERICDEMGVKLGDEIGYQVRFTDESSPKTRLRIVTDGILLAQIQHDPSLSRYDTIIIDEAHERSLNIDFLLGYLTALLPKRRDLKLIITSATIDSVKFKEHFEDALHTKVPVIEVSGRTYPVQIVYEPLGGMPALMRHVPGFADGSLPDENGEIPGAGDSNGSNGSSNTGSENMPRAVARACAELVIHSSHDRGPRDILVFASGERDIHEYEDAIRHHFGPRANDMRRPDALEIVPLYARLSSKEQHRVFEHHSRQRIVIATNVAETSLTVPGIRYVVDPGEARISRYSKSAKVQRLPIEAISQASADQRSGRCGRIADGIAIRLYSKDDYESRPRFTEPEILRTSLGAVVLHMLSVGVARTADDVTHFGFIDPPDTRSVSDGFNELTELKAIARKHGEVRLTHTGRQLSRIPIDIRLGRMILEAAQKATPNTLAAVLVIVAFLSLQDPRERPDAIRAEADRVHNRYADETSDFLTALNMWDHIFGPDEGGDGDHTGNAKLRKICKSEYFSFIRLRQWRDLVSQLRQMCRQMHFKVGKPTPISRPAPEILMLPLNQQAAHSLCCSWDSQGIHSSMLAGLLSMMGMQVVREPKASDFSGLKGAAKARAMKRAAKQSKNEYQGARGTRFALFPASSVAKSTPPWVMSTDLTETSRLWARYSAVIDPAWAEPLAGSLTRVTYAEPHWSGSRGSAIASSKVLLYGLPIVQDRPVQWGRINPPEARDFLIRQGLVEGDIQQRFSYDDFVEANRDILQDAVDDTNRTRQISDSVSDEDLFDFYNAVIPADVTSVADLGKWVKSIHEAQPHLLDFDPDKVERLQSHESVDLRDYPDQWHTLGTDGTPIDLRLSYIYNPSDPADGVTVHIPIKALSRLTPEQFTWNVPGLLDELILGYIKSLPKSLRVQFVPAPDTARTIRAAIDERYPDLPGSGSEGKPNLPPVDEATGTARWPDFAHAFTYAAITSVNATIHPEDFNSDQLDKLSPYLRVTFSVEEPLPPAPGKSRHGNKSHNKNRQEQANTAGNPTIIDDATFRAQRHGKTRRYRVLGTGKSLVELQRKFARQAQASARKTVERQASKAKSQGKVVAQANLLNKAGATTVSRAEMLWQAAYEKLKLPEDRISSRWLGSEALMLASAPYKSTKLLVDDLELAAVKRLLPHIDKLADDTALAEAVSGVSETFEDTVYAVAHDVIAILKRYAAVDSAVGGKADLTMLAVLQSVREHIATLVYPGFIGKTPPQALPNIERYLHADLMRLEKAKADKNRDVRWAWEADEAKNLITRAQEKLKAEPAGPHREAFGKQVEQARWMLEEFYVSLWAQELGTKSPASLKRIRKLVG; via the coding sequence ATGAAATACCATTATCCTTCTGATTTGCCGGTCAGTGCGGCGCACGACGAAATTCAGCGCGCCGTGCGGGATTCGCAGGTCGTCATCGTCTCCGGGCAGACCGGCTCGGGCAAGACCACCCAGATACCGAAAATGCTCTTGGAAATGGGCCGCGGCACCCACGGTCATCAGATCGTTCACACCCAGCCACGCCGCTTGGCCGCACGCACCGTGGCCGAACGCATCTGCGACGAAATGGGCGTGAAGCTCGGCGATGAGATCGGCTATCAGGTGCGATTCACCGACGAAAGCTCGCCCAAGACCCGCCTGCGCATCGTCACCGACGGCATTCTCTTGGCCCAGATCCAGCACGATCCGAGCCTTTCGCGCTACGACACCATTATCATCGACGAAGCGCACGAACGCAGCCTCAACATCGACTTTCTGCTCGGCTACCTGACGGCGTTGCTGCCAAAACGCCGCGATCTGAAACTCATCATCACCTCGGCCACCATCGACTCGGTGAAATTCAAGGAGCATTTCGAGGACGCGCTGCATACCAAAGTGCCCGTCATCGAAGTCTCAGGACGAACCTACCCCGTGCAGATCGTCTATGAACCACTGGGCGGCATGCCAGCGCTGATGCGGCATGTGCCGGGATTTGCCGACGGATCGCTGCCCGACGAGAACGGCGAGATTCCGGGTGCTGGCGATAGCAACGGAAGCAATGGTTCCAGTAATACCGGCAGCGAGAATATGCCCCGTGCTGTGGCACGCGCCTGCGCCGAACTGGTCATTCATTCTTCGCACGACCGCGGGCCGCGCGACATTTTGGTCTTTGCTTCCGGCGAGCGCGACATCCACGAATATGAAGACGCCATCCGCCATCACTTCGGCCCACGAGCCAACGACATGCGCCGCCCGGACGCACTGGAAATCGTACCGCTTTACGCCCGCCTTTCGTCCAAAGAGCAGCATCGCGTCTTCGAACATCATTCCCGCCAGCGCATCGTCATCGCCACCAACGTGGCCGAAACCTCGCTGACCGTACCCGGCATCCGTTACGTGGTCGACCCCGGCGAGGCCCGTATCTCACGCTATTCCAAGTCCGCCAAGGTGCAGCGTTTGCCGATCGAGGCCATCAGCCAGGCCAGCGCCGACCAGCGAAGCGGCCGTTGCGGGCGTATCGCCGACGGCATCGCCATCCGTCTCTATTCCAAGGACGATTACGAATCCCGCCCGCGCTTCACCGAACCGGAAATCCTGCGTACCTCATTAGGCGCTGTTGTATTACATATGCTTTCGGTGGGTGTCGCACGCACGGCCGACGACGTGACCCATTTCGGCTTCATCGACCCGCCAGATACGCGTTCCGTTTCCGACGGTTTCAACGAACTGACCGAGCTCAAGGCCATCGCCCGTAAGCACGGCGAGGTTCGCCTGACCCACACCGGCCGTCAGCTTTCACGCATTCCCATCGACATCAGGCTGGGCCGCATGATTCTCGAGGCGGCGCAGAAGGCAACACCCAACACGCTCGCTGCGGTGCTGGTCATCGTCGCCTTCCTCAGCTTGCAGGATCCGCGCGAACGGCCCGATGCAATCCGCGCCGAAGCCGACCGCGTCCACAACCGTTATGCCGACGAAACAAGCGATTTCCTGACCGCCTTGAACATGTGGGACCACATCTTCGGCCCCGACGAAGGCGGTGACGGGGACCACACTGGCAACGCCAAACTGCGCAAGATTTGCAAGTCCGAATACTTCAGTTTCATTCGCCTGCGCCAATGGCGTGATTTGGTCTCGCAGCTACGGCAGATGTGCCGGCAGATGCATTTCAAAGTAGGTAAGCCCACCCCGATTTCGCGTCCGGCTCCGGAAATTCTCATGCTGCCGTTGAACCAGCAGGCGGCACACTCCCTTTGCTGTTCGTGGGATTCGCAGGGCATCCACTCCTCCATGCTCGCCGGCCTGCTTTCGATGATGGGCATGCAGGTGGTGCGCGAGCCCAAGGCCTCGGATTTCTCCGGACTCAAGGGTGCCGCGAAGGCGCGGGCCATGAAACGGGCGGCCAAACAGTCCAAGAACGAATATCAGGGCGCGCGCGGCACCCGTTTCGCACTCTTCCCGGCCTCGTCGGTGGCCAAGTCGACCCCGCCGTGGGTGATGTCGACCGATCTGACCGAAACCTCGCGCTTGTGGGCCCGTTATTCCGCCGTCATCGACCCGGCGTGGGCCGAACCGTTGGCAGGAAGCCTCACCCGCGTCACCTACGCCGAGCCGCATTGGTCGGGTTCGCGAGGCAGCGCCATCGCCAGCTCGAAAGTGCTGCTCTACGGTCTGCCGATCGTGCAGGACCGGCCGGTGCAATGGGGTCGTATCAACCCTCCAGAGGCCCGCGATTTTCTGATTCGTCAAGGTTTGGTCGAGGGTGATATCCAGCAGCGTTTCTCCTACGACGATTTTGTCGAAGCCAACCGCGACATTTTGCAGGACGCAGTGGATGATACCAACCGCACCCGCCAGATCTCCGATTCCGTCAGCGACGAGGACCTCTTCGACTTCTACAACGCCGTCATTCCGGCTGATGTCACCAGCGTGGCCGACCTCGGCAAGTGGGTCAAATCCATCCACGAAGCGCAGCCACATCTGCTCGACTTCGACCCGGACAAGGTCGAACGTTTGCAATCGCACGAATCCGTGGATTTGCGCGATTATCCCGACCAGTGGCACACGCTTGGCACCGACGGCACCCCCATCGACCTGCGCCTGAGCTATATCTACAACCCCAGCGATCCGGCCGACGGCGTGACGGTACATATCCCCATCAAGGCCTTGTCCCGTTTGACTCCCGAGCAGTTCACATGGAACGTGCCGGGACTTCTGGACGAGCTTATTCTGGGCTATATCAAGTCGCTGCCGAAGTCGCTGCGTGTCCAGTTTGTCCCAGCACCAGACACGGCCCGCACCATCCGTGCCGCCATTGACGAGCGCTACCCCGACCTGCCTGGCTCCGGCTCAGAAGGTAAGCCGAACCTGCCGCCAGTGGACGAGGCGACCGGCACCGCACGCTGGCCTGATTTCGCGCACGCTTTCACTTACGCCGCCATCACCAGCGTTAACGCCACCATCCATCCTGAGGATTTCAACAGCGACCAGCTCGACAAACTTTCGCCGTATCTTCGGGTCACGTTCAGCGTCGAGGAACCGCTGCCACCGGCACCCGGGAAAAGTCGTCACGGCAACAAAAGTCATAATAAAAACAGGCAAGAACAGGCCAATACCGCCGGCAATCCAACGATCATCGACGACGCGACGTTCCGCGCCCAACGCCACGGCAAAACCCGACGTTACCGGGTGCTCGGAACCGGCAAATCGCTGGTCGAGCTCCAGCGCAAGTTCGCCCGCCAGGCGCAAGCCAGCGCCCGCAAAACCGTGGAACGTCAGGCCAGCAAGGCCAAATCGCAAGGCAAGGTGGTCGCGCAGGCGAACCTTCTGAACAAAGCCGGCGCCACCACGGTTTCGCGAGCCGAAATGCTTTGGCAGGCGGCATACGAGAAGCTGAAACTTCCCGAAGACCGCATTTCGTCTCGTTGGCTCGGCAGTGAGGCGCTCATGCTGGCAAGCGCACCCTACAAGTCCACGAAACTTCTGGTCGACGACCTTGAGCTGGCGGCGGTCAAGCGCCTGCTCCCCCATATCGACAAGCTTGCCGACGACACCGCACTGGCCGAGGCCGTCAGCGGGGTGTCCGAAACCTTCGAGGACACGGTCTACGCCGTGGCCCACGATGTCATCGCCATCCTCAAACGCTACGCTGCGGTCGACTCGGCGGTGGGCGGCAAGGCCGATCTGACCATGCTTGCTGTATTACAATCCGTGCGCGAGCATATCGCAACCCTCGTCTATCCGGGCTTTATCGGCAAGACCCCGCCGCAGGCGCTGCCCAACATCGAACGCTATCTGCACGCCGACCTGATGCGTCTGGAAAAAGCCAAAGCCGACAAGAACCGCGACGTCCGCTGGGCCTGGGAGGCCGACGAGGCCAAGAATCTGATCACCAGAGCCCAGGAAAAGCTCAAGGCCGAACCCGCCGGCCCACACCGCGAAGCATTCGGCAAGCAGGTGGAACAGGCCCGCTGGATGCTCGAGGAATTCTACGTTTCCCTGTGGGCGCAGGAACTGGGCACGAAGTCCCCCGCCAGCCTCAAGCGCATCCGCAAGCTGGTGGGGTGA
- a CDS encoding methyltransferase — protein MSGTPRKQQGKATSQNPTSEQYFSAEPASRDVRRNLHVSLRGHDVDVEVSNGVFSGHRLDLGTSVLLRHAPQAPKNGTFLDIGCGWGPIALTLGLESPKADIWALDVNERALELTKTNAEKLGLGERIHAAKAADIPADLAFDLIWSNPPIRVGKDELHSLLMAWIPRLNTNGYAYLVVQKNLGSDSLIKWLSAELGDDFTVTKYASSKGYRVIEVRRNA, from the coding sequence ATGAGCGGAACACCAAGAAAACAGCAAGGAAAAGCAACTTCGCAAAACCCGACGTCGGAACAGTATTTTTCGGCGGAACCCGCCTCGCGGGATGTGCGACGGAATCTGCACGTTTCACTGCGCGGGCACGATGTGGACGTCGAGGTTTCCAACGGGGTGTTTTCGGGGCATAGGCTGGATCTGGGCACTTCCGTGTTGCTGCGGCACGCACCGCAAGCACCGAAAAACGGGACGTTCCTTGACATTGGCTGCGGATGGGGGCCCATCGCGTTGACGCTTGGGTTGGAGTCGCCGAAGGCCGATATTTGGGCGCTGGATGTCAACGAGCGCGCGCTGGAACTGACCAAAACGAATGCCGAAAAACTCGGGCTTGGCGAACGTATTCATGCGGCGAAAGCCGCGGATATACCAGCAGATTTGGCCTTTGACCTCATTTGGTCGAACCCGCCGATTCGCGTGGGCAAGGACGAACTGCATTCGTTACTGATGGCTTGGATTCCGCGACTTAACACAAACGGATACGCCTATTTGGTGGTGCAGAAAAATCTTGGAAGCGACTCGTTGATCAAGTGGCTGTCAGCAGAGCTCGGTGACGACTTCACCGTTACAAAATATGCAAGCTCCAAAGGCTACCGTGTTATCGAAGTACGTAGGAACGCATGA
- the hflX gene encoding GTPase HflX encodes MLGQQSDILQESSDGRAPGAEEWSERESRNELKHVTGLGEMQDETDVEYRKVRLERVVLVGVWSNVDTTIEQAEESLRELAALAHTAGAVVCDGVLQHRLKPDAATYVGRGKAKEIAGIVALCEADTIIVDGDLAPSQRRALEDATKVKVVDRTAVILDIFAQHATSREGKAQVELAQLEYMLPRLRGWGGSLSRQAGGQAAGVNGGIGSRGPGETQIEMDRRVIRTRIARLKKQIREMAPARAVKRGSRHRYGLPTVAVVGYTNAGKSSLVNRLTNSGELVGNALFATLDTAVRRAKAADGRLYAYVDTVGFVRRLPTQLVEAFKSTLEEIGEADVILHVVDASTTDPFAQIEAVNDVLAGIDGATDIPHILAFNKADQVDRGTRDRLHNIRPDALIVSAADQSGLDDLRKSVEKALPVPQVHVEALLPYTDEAGSLLSRVREYGKVEKEDYRADGVSLQADVDSRLAAQVMDQAVG; translated from the coding sequence GTGTTGGGACAGCAGTCCGACATCTTGCAGGAGAGCAGCGATGGCCGCGCTCCGGGGGCCGAGGAGTGGAGCGAGCGCGAGTCGCGCAACGAGCTCAAGCATGTCACCGGCCTGGGGGAGATGCAGGACGAGACCGACGTCGAATACCGCAAGGTGCGCCTTGAACGCGTTGTGTTGGTGGGGGTATGGTCGAACGTCGACACCACCATCGAGCAGGCTGAGGAATCCCTGCGTGAGCTGGCGGCGCTCGCACACACCGCCGGTGCCGTGGTCTGCGATGGTGTATTGCAGCATCGTCTGAAGCCTGACGCTGCCACCTACGTTGGCCGAGGCAAGGCCAAGGAGATTGCCGGCATCGTGGCGCTTTGCGAGGCTGATACCATCATCGTCGATGGCGATTTGGCTCCCAGCCAGCGCCGTGCGCTCGAGGACGCCACCAAGGTCAAGGTGGTCGACCGCACTGCCGTCATCCTCGACATCTTCGCTCAGCATGCCACCAGTCGTGAAGGCAAGGCGCAGGTGGAACTGGCACAGCTGGAATACATGCTTCCGAGGTTGCGTGGCTGGGGCGGCTCGCTTTCGCGTCAGGCCGGAGGTCAGGCCGCAGGCGTCAACGGCGGCATTGGCTCCCGTGGCCCCGGCGAGACACAGATCGAGATGGATCGCCGCGTCATCCGCACCCGCATCGCCCGCCTCAAAAAGCAGATCCGCGAGATGGCTCCGGCACGTGCCGTCAAGCGCGGCTCCCGCCATCGTTACGGGCTGCCTACGGTCGCCGTGGTCGGCTATACCAATGCCGGCAAGTCCTCGCTCGTCAATCGTCTGACCAACTCCGGCGAGCTGGTCGGCAATGCCCTCTTTGCCACCCTCGACACGGCGGTTCGCCGGGCCAAAGCCGCCGACGGACGCCTTTACGCCTACGTCGACACGGTCGGTTTCGTGCGCCGCCTGCCCACCCAGCTGGTCGAGGCGTTCAAATCCACCCTTGAGGAAATCGGCGAGGCTGATGTCATCCTGCATGTCGTCGACGCCTCCACCACCGATCCGTTCGCGCAGATCGAAGCCGTCAACGACGTCCTCGCCGGCATCGACGGCGCAACCGACATCCCGCATATCCTCGCCTTCAATAAGGCCGACCAGGTCGACCGGGGCACACGCGATCGTCTGCACAACATCCGCCCCGACGCGCTGATCGTCTCTGCGGCCGATCAAAGCGGTTTGGACGACTTGCGTAAATCCGTGGAAAAGGCGCTGCCCGTCCCGCAGGTCCACGTCGAAGCCCTGCTGCCATATACCGACGAGGCGGGTTCCCTGCTTTCCCGCGTCCGTGAATACGGAAAAGTCGAGAAAGAGGATTACCGAGCCGACGGCGTTTCGTTACAGGCTGACGTCGATTCCCGTTTGGCCGCGCAGGTGATGGATCAGGCTGTCGGTTAG